A genome region from Meriones unguiculatus strain TT.TT164.6M chromosome 19, Bangor_MerUng_6.1, whole genome shotgun sequence includes the following:
- the Cks2 gene encoding cyclin-dependent kinases regulatory subunit 2, with the protein MAHKQIYYSDKYFDEHYEYRHVMLPRELSKQVPKTHLMSEEEWRRLGVQQSLGWVHYMIHEPEPHILLFRRPLPKEQQK; encoded by the exons ATGGCCCACAAGCAGATCTACTACTCGGACAAATACTTCGACGAGCACTACGAGTACCG GCATGTCATGTTGCCCAGAGAACTCTCTAAGCAAGTACCAAAAACTCATCTGATGTCTGAAGAGGAGTGGAGGAGACTTGGTGTCCAACAGAGTCTAGGATGGGTTCATTACATGATTCATGAGCCAG AACCGCATATTCTTCTTTTTAGACGACCTCttccaaaagaacaacaaaaatga